In one window of Nicotiana tabacum cultivar K326 chromosome 12, ASM71507v2, whole genome shotgun sequence DNA:
- the LOC107815921 gene encoding mechanosensitive ion channel protein 6 — translation MEKLKSFKSLSPVHHLQRVNSPSHPVEERQNLLKETPIPSTSPAMGSPAMDTSDSKDVVVKTNSRETPKTPKETELSSSAKPQLNSTDENAANKIYRDSSYDFSSDAFMRTQRDNNNNNNNKDFDFITESPFSQRSPLSRVLEESPNRGVLTPRDVRVSFNENRNGHGSVRRRSNVSNFGPGGGPDEVLVCSSSSSFRRKSNLLVTRTKSRLVDPPEQDQRSPKITMKSGVLGKGSENDDDDPFSDEDFPEEYKKMKFNLWTVLQSLSLILIIAAFVCSLTISKFKGRSIFGLPLWKWELMVLVLICGRLVSGWGIKLGVFLIERNFVLRKRVLYFVYGLRNSVQNCIWLSLVLIAWQCIFDKKVESITNTKVLRYVSRIWVCLLVGTFIWLLKTLLVKVLAMSFHVTAFFDRIQEALFTQYVIETLSGPPLVEIRMEQEEEERVMAEVQKLQSAGATLPPDLKATIFPKRPIGTPRKSTAAATPRSPMFSRSTSRKEKEQEGGITIDHLHRLNQKNVSAWNMKRLINIVRKGVLSTLDEQLQQSSDDDEAAVEITSEKQAKIAAKKVFNNVAKPDSKFIYLEDIMRFMREDEALKTMQLFEGGTEAKGISKRALKNWVVNAFRERRALALSLNDTKTAVNKLHHMLNVLVGVIILVVWLLILKVATTHFLVFLSSQVLLVVFMFGNTAKMTFEAIIFLFVMHPFDVGDRVEIDGTQMVVEEMNILTTVFLRYDNQKIIYPNSVLSTKPISNYYRSPDMGDAIEFCIHISTPMEKISMMKEKITRYVENKSDHWYPAPAIVLRDVEDLNRIKWSVWLSHTMNFQDMGERWARRALLVEEMIKIFKELDIEYRMLPFDVNIRNMPQLPSSRVPSNWSLCS, via the exons ATGGAAAAGCTGAAATCTTTCAAATCTCTATCTCCAGTTCATCATCTTCAACGTGTTAACTCACCTTCACACCCAGTAGAAGAACGCCAAAATCTCTTAAAAGAAACCCCAATACCCAGCACTTCTCCCGCCATGGGCTCTCCAGCTATGGATACGTCTGATTCAAAAGACGTCGTCGTTAAAACAAACAGCAGAGAAACCCCCAAAACCCCTAAAGAAACTGAACTTTCTTCCTCTGCAAAACCCCAGTTGAATAGCACTGATGAGAATGCTGCAAACAAGATATATAGAGATTCAAGTTACGATTTCTCAAGCGATGCATTTATGAGAACACAAagggataataataataataataacaataaagatTTCGACTTTATAACGGAATCACCATTTTCACAGCGGTCGCCGTTATCGAGGGTACTTGAAGAGAGTCCCAACCGGGGGGTGCTTACGCCGAGAGATGTTCGAGTTTCTTTTAACGAGAACCGTAACGGTCACGGATCGGTTCGCCGCCGGTCCAATGTGAGTAATTTTGGACCGGGTGGTGGACCGGAtgaggttttagtttgcagtTCTAGTTCTTCGTTTAGGAGAAAGTCGAATCTTTTAGTTACTAGGACTAAATCTAGGTTAGTGGACCCACCGGAGCAAGATCAGAGGTCACCGAAAATTACTATGAAATCTGGGGTTTtagggaaaggaagtgaaaatgACGATGATGACCCTTTTTCAGATGAAGATTTTCCTGAAGAGtataagaaaatgaagtttaatctatGGACTGTTCTTCAGAGTTTGAGTTTGATTTTGATTATTGCTGCTTTTGTTTGTAGTCTTACTATTAGTAAATTTAAAGGGAGGAGTATTTTCGGGCTTCCGTTGTGGAAATGGGAGTTAATGGTTTTGGTTTTGATATGTGGGAGATTGGTTTCTGGTTGGGGGATTAAGTTAGGGGTGTTCTTGATTGAGAGGAATTTTGTTTTAAGAAAAAGGGTGTTGTATTTTGTGTATGGATTGAGGAATTCAGTGCAGAATTGCATTTGGTTGAGTCTAGTTTTGATCGCGTGGCAATGTATTTTTGATAAGAAGGTTGAGAGCATTACTAATACGAAGGTGTTAAGGTATGTGTCGAGAATTTGGGTGTGTTTATTGGTGGGAACATTCATTTGGTTGCTGAAGACGCTGTTGGTGAAGGTTTTGGCTATGTCGTTTCACGTTACTGCGTTCTTTGATCGGATTCAAGAAGCTTTGTTTACTCAGTATGTGATCGAGACGTTGTCTGGACCGCCATTGGTTGAGATTAGGATGGAGCAAGAAGAGGAGGAGAGGGTTATGGCTGAGGTGCAGAAGCTTCAGAGTGCTGGGGCTACATTGCCTCCTGATCTCAAGGCCACTATATTTCCAAAGAGACCGATTGGAACGCCACGGAAGTCCACCGCTGCTGCTACGCCAAGGAGTCCTATGTTTTCGAGATCTACGTCTAGAAAGGAAAAAGAACAAGAGGGAGGCATAACTATAGATCATCTGCATAGGCTGAATCAGAAGAATGTTTCAGCTTGGAATATGAAAAGGTTGATTAATATTGTCCGTAAAGGTGTGCTCTCAACTTTGGATGAGCAGCTTCAGCAGTCGAGTGATGATGATGAAGCTGCAGTGGAAATCACTAGCGagaaacaggcaaaaatcgctgcCAAGAAGGTTTTTAACAATGTGGCGAAGCCTGACTCTAA GTTCATCTATCTGGAGGATATAATGCGTTTTATGAGAGAAGATGAAGCTTTGAAAACAATGCAGCTATTTGAAGGTGGCACTGAAGCCAAAGGAATTAGTAAACGTGCGTTGAAAAATTGGGTG GTGAATGCATTTAGAGAACGGAGAGCTCTTGCTTTGTCTTTGAATGACACAAAGACTGCTGTGAACAAACTGCATCACATGTTGAACGTCTTAGTGGGGGTTATCATACTGGTCGTCTGGCTGCTTATACTCAAAGTTGCCACTACACATTTCTTGGTCTTTTTGAGTTCTCAGGTTCTTCTGGTCGTATTCATGTTTGGAAACACGGCCAAGATGACATTTGAGGCAATCATCTTTTTATTTGTGATGCACCCATTTGATGTTGGTGATCGTGTTGAAATTGACGGAACTCAG ATGGTTGTAGAAGAGATGAATATCTTGACCACAGTTTTCCTGAGATACGATAACCAGAAGATCATATATCCAAACAGTGTCTTATCTACAAAGCCGATAAGTAATTACTATCGCAGTCCAGACATGGGAGATGCAATTGAATTCTGCATTCATATCTCAACTCCTATGGAAAAAATTTCTATGATGAAAGAGAAAATAACAAG GTATGTTGAGAACAAAAGTGATCATTGGTATCCAGCTCCAGCAATTGTGTTGAGGGATGTAGAAGACTTGAACAGGATAAAGTGGTCAGTATGGCTTTCGCACACAATGAATTTCCAAGACATGGGGGAGAGATGGGCAAGGAGAGCTCTCTTAGTTGAGGAAATGATAAAGATATTCAAAGAGCTAGATATCGAGTATCGTATGCTGCCTTTTGATGTCAACATTCGTAATATGCCACAATTGCCGTCGAGCAGGGTCCCCTCTAACTGGTCCCTTTGTTCTTAA